Proteins from a genomic interval of Paracholeplasma manati:
- a CDS encoding DUF4097 domain-containing protein: MKTLLKVGIIFIIIGAISVTVFGLMAQPYLEEQMEYTDQAFDYEGSLFSRIDLSFYNNPVVIKPSTDDQIHIRFKTDQYEEITLTEDNQILSIVVTSDWWDQFRNPLHWFNFGNIMVNRTVTVELPSILYHLSVRTSNGAISLDDLSLESVILRTSNGRVSIENVSIPTVTMSSSNGKLYLKDVVSTTVDLDTSNGEIELINVEAYSIDAETSNGPINASRIDVEDFRVSTSNGAIELSIQGIFEDYKVKTKTSNGTVKIDGSTYGNDTYHTTKVPYVEAITSNGNIQIHFED, encoded by the coding sequence ATGAAAACCTTATTAAAAGTTGGTATCATTTTCATCATCATCGGTGCGATATCCGTAACGGTATTCGGATTGATGGCACAACCCTATCTAGAAGAACAAATGGAATATACAGATCAAGCGTTTGATTATGAAGGTAGTCTATTCAGTCGAATTGATTTATCTTTTTACAACAACCCAGTGGTCATCAAACCAAGCACGGATGATCAAATCCATATTCGATTTAAAACAGATCAATACGAAGAAATCACTTTGACAGAAGACAATCAAATTCTATCGATTGTGGTGACGAGTGATTGGTGGGATCAGTTTAGAAACCCACTACATTGGTTTAACTTTGGGAATATCATGGTCAATCGAACCGTCACGGTCGAACTACCAAGCATTCTGTACCATTTAAGCGTAAGAACGTCTAATGGTGCGATTTCACTCGATGATTTATCGTTAGAAAGTGTGATTTTACGCACATCCAATGGTAGAGTGAGTATTGAAAATGTCAGTATTCCAACCGTAACCATGTCATCGTCTAATGGCAAACTTTATTTGAAGGATGTCGTATCCACAACAGTGGATTTAGACACCTCCAATGGTGAAATCGAACTCATCAATGTTGAAGCCTATTCAATTGACGCGGAAACATCCAATGGTCCGATCAATGCGAGTAGGATTGATGTAGAAGACTTTAGGGTCAGTACGTCAAATGGGGCGATTGAACTATCGATTCAAGGCATCTTTGAAGACTATAAAGTGAAAACAAAAACATCGAACGGTACCGTTAAAATCGATGGTAGTACTTATGGTAATGATACATATCATACAACCAAAGTACCGTATGTAGAAGCCATCACCTCTAACGGGAACATTCAAATCCACTTTGAAGACTAG